Proteins encoded within one genomic window of Leptolyngbya sp. CCY15150:
- a CDS encoding response regulator, whose amino-acid sequence MTQKILIVDDEPHIRALMEQTLEDLEDEGVELLTAGDGQQALDLIRRECPQLVFLDVMMPKMNGYEVCAAVKQDSNLRNIYIIMLTAKGQEIDKQKGENMGADIYMTKPFDPDEILQKSQQILGL is encoded by the coding sequence ATGACCCAAAAAATTCTCATTGTGGACGACGAGCCCCATATTCGGGCTTTGATGGAACAAACCCTAGAAGACCTGGAGGATGAGGGGGTAGAACTGTTGACGGCAGGCGATGGCCAGCAGGCCCTAGACCTCATTCGCCGTGAATGCCCTCAGCTCGTCTTTTTAGACGTGATGATGCCGAAGATGAATGGTTATGAGGTTTGTGCTGCTGTTAAGCAAGATAGCAATCTTCGTAACATCTACATCATCATGCTGACGGCCAAGGGGCAGGAAATTGATAAGCAGAAGGGTGAGAATATGGGGGCAGATATCTATATGACGAAACCCTTTGATCCAGATGAAATTTTACAAAAATCCCAGCAAATTTTAGGTTTGTAA
- a CDS encoding ATP-binding protein — protein MNFWRRSLLAQLVSYFSLLSVVMLGTVAIAAYQRAKNALEESVTDRLMVATFLKEFQLNEWVDSQREDVLLISQLPEVRQQVAALLIYDPDEPEYQEAYGILTDYFNQLSRVKSSLGNVSITTNGGFVVFSSRDKNLEGRYKALGEPTTYFTQDGAQSVVPNFYLTSAGRAAITFATPLLDQENVQMGAIAVDLDLTDIDNLIRENTGLGEEAETYLIGRSGSETVFISRTTTEAETEAEAESEGETEDQDADASPSQGVSSPGIDLAIAKRSAQGSFVNYEGTPVVGVYRWLPKQNVALVAEISQNEAFLPARQLARQILLIGLSSAGLLLVAVYLLSRRITQPIMAIANTAIQLADGDLSLKAPVLTDDEIGLLARAFNQMTGQLRDSNQQMAEYSYTLEQRVADATHDLQDTLIYLSSIIDNMADGLLVTDIHGRVTRYNPALLKMFSLSAEEDIEHKSCETLLGDDVADLVRNTMRSPQDVWTTELDLGGGRVGKASATAILRPASSESDHGESENGKSENGKSEITDTPGVATDYIGAVILVQDITSEKEIDRMKTDFISTVSHELRTPLTSVLGFAKIIKKKLQDVLLPLVPEGDRKVERTARQVGDNIDIIVSEGERLTALINDLLDIAKMEAGRVDWNMQPLRIDELMDRAIAATTSLFEQKSLDLQRDIGPQLPLVQADGDRIIQVIINLLSNAVKFTPAGVVHCQARQEGDRLVVGITDSGIGIAPEDQPKVFEKFRQVGDTLTDKPQGTGLGLPICKQIVEHHNGELWVESELGHGSTFYFTLPVLEEAVSDSEESDRPLMNRDDLLKQLRAYLPQPSSLLPAAKSVLVVDDDANIRNLLRQELESQGYEVQEAENGEEAIAKVRSFCPSLIILDIVMPGVDGFQVAETLKRDPQTSRIPIIILSVLEDRERGYRLGVDRYFTKPLEVSNLIHEVDRLVSYGASQKTVLVVDDDVSTTSALVSALRTGGYNVQVYNRQEFLNQVALAQPDMLIASITDAEQHDILKRFQWEKGAENLCFFLLADQPSEGVSHPSS, from the coding sequence ATGAACTTCTGGAGACGCAGTCTGCTGGCTCAGTTGGTGAGCTATTTCTCGTTGTTGTCGGTGGTGATGTTGGGCACGGTGGCGATCGCTGCCTACCAACGGGCGAAAAATGCCCTAGAAGAATCCGTGACCGATCGCTTAATGGTGGCGACCTTCCTGAAGGAGTTTCAACTGAATGAATGGGTGGATAGCCAGCGGGAAGATGTGCTGCTGATCAGCCAACTGCCGGAGGTGCGGCAACAGGTGGCGGCGCTGCTGATCTATGATCCTGACGAGCCTGAGTATCAAGAAGCCTATGGGATCTTGACGGATTACTTTAACCAACTGAGCCGCGTGAAGTCGAGCCTGGGTAATGTGTCTATCACTACCAACGGCGGCTTTGTAGTGTTTTCGTCCCGCGATAAAAATCTGGAGGGTCGTTATAAAGCTCTGGGAGAGCCCACCACCTACTTTACCCAGGATGGAGCCCAGTCTGTGGTGCCTAACTTCTACCTTACCTCTGCAGGGCGAGCAGCTATCACCTTTGCCACCCCGCTGCTAGACCAAGAGAACGTACAAATGGGAGCGATCGCTGTTGATCTAGACCTGACCGATATTGACAACCTCATTCGCGAGAATACAGGGCTTGGGGAAGAGGCAGAGACGTACTTGATTGGCCGCTCTGGCTCCGAGACGGTGTTTATCTCGCGGACAACGACCGAGGCTGAGACCGAGGCTGAGGCTGAGAGTGAGGGCGAGACGGAGGATCAAGATGCCGATGCTTCTCCTAGCCAGGGCGTCAGCAGTCCAGGCATTGATCTAGCGATCGCTAAACGCAGTGCCCAAGGGAGCTTTGTCAACTATGAAGGGACTCCAGTTGTGGGGGTCTATCGCTGGCTGCCTAAGCAAAACGTGGCCCTTGTGGCTGAAATTAGCCAAAATGAAGCCTTCCTCCCTGCTCGCCAACTAGCCCGCCAAATTTTGTTGATCGGACTGAGTTCTGCTGGATTGCTCCTCGTCGCTGTGTATCTCCTCTCTCGACGCATTACCCAGCCGATCATGGCGATCGCCAATACTGCCATTCAATTGGCAGATGGAGATTTGTCCCTGAAAGCTCCAGTGTTAACAGACGATGAGATTGGGCTCCTGGCCCGCGCTTTTAATCAAATGACGGGGCAATTGCGAGACTCGAACCAGCAGATGGCCGAGTATAGCTATACCCTAGAACAGCGGGTTGCAGATGCCACGCACGATCTACAGGATACCTTAATTTACTTATCCTCAATTATTGACAATATGGCCGACGGGTTGCTGGTCACCGATATTCATGGACGTGTGACCCGCTATAATCCAGCATTGCTAAAAATGTTTAGCCTGTCTGCGGAAGAAGATATTGAGCATAAGTCCTGTGAGACCCTCCTAGGCGATGATGTAGCAGACCTAGTTCGAAACACCATGCGATCGCCCCAAGATGTATGGACGACAGAGCTTGACCTGGGAGGAGGACGGGTGGGCAAGGCATCTGCAACGGCGATTCTTAGACCCGCTAGCAGTGAGTCTGATCATGGTGAATCTGAGAACGGCAAATCTGAGAATGGCAAATCTGAAATAACAGATACTCCTGGCGTTGCTACGGACTATATTGGTGCCGTAATCCTAGTGCAGGATATTACCTCCGAGAAAGAAATCGATCGCATGAAGACCGATTTCATCTCCACCGTGTCCCATGAGCTGCGGACGCCCCTCACCTCGGTGCTAGGATTTGCCAAGATTATTAAAAAGAAACTCCAGGATGTTTTGCTGCCGTTAGTGCCCGAGGGCGATCGCAAGGTCGAACGCACAGCCCGCCAGGTGGGGGACAACATCGACATCATTGTGTCTGAAGGGGAGCGCCTCACGGCCTTGATCAATGACTTACTTGACATCGCCAAAATGGAAGCGGGTCGAGTAGATTGGAATATGCAGCCGCTGCGGATTGATGAACTGATGGATCGGGCGATCGCTGCCACCACCTCTCTGTTTGAGCAAAAGTCCTTAGACCTGCAGCGCGACATCGGGCCGCAGCTACCCCTGGTGCAGGCGGATGGCGATCGCATCATTCAGGTGATCATCAACCTCTTGTCCAATGCGGTCAAATTTACCCCCGCCGGTGTGGTGCACTGTCAGGCTAGGCAGGAGGGCGATCGCTTGGTGGTGGGCATTACCGACAGCGGCATCGGCATTGCGCCCGAGGATCAGCCTAAGGTGTTTGAAAAATTTAGGCAGGTGGGCGATACCCTCACCGACAAGCCCCAGGGCACGGGGCTCGGGTTGCCTATTTGTAAACAAATTGTTGAACACCACAACGGGGAGCTGTGGGTGGAAAGTGAACTAGGCCATGGTAGTACGTTCTACTTCACCCTGCCGGTTTTAGAGGAGGCTGTCTCTGATTCCGAGGAGAGCGATCGCCCCTTAATGAACCGGGATGACCTCCTCAAGCAGCTCAGAGCCTATCTACCTCAGCCTTCTAGCCTGCTGCCTGCTGCCAAAAGCGTCTTGGTGGTGGATGATGATGCCAACATTCGTAACCTGCTGCGCCAGGAATTGGAATCGCAAGGCTATGAGGTGCAAGAAGCCGAAAATGGTGAAGAAGCGATCGCAAAAGTGCGTAGTTTTTGCCCTAGTTTGATCATCTTAGATATAGTGATGCCAGGGGTGGATGGTTTTCAGGTTGCCGAAACCCTCAAACGCGATCCTCAAACCTCTCGCATCCCCATCATCATCTTGTCTGTTTTAGAAGACCGCGAACGTGGCTATCGCCTAGGTGTCGATCGCTACTTTACAAAACCGCTAGAGGTTAGCAATCTCATTCATGAGGTCGATCGTCTCGTCTCCTATGGTGCATCCCAGAAAACCGTCTTGGTGGTGGATGATGATGTATCCACCACGAGTGCGCTGGTGAGCGCTTTGCGCACCGGTGGATATAACGTTCAGGTTTACAACCGCCAAGAGTTTCTCAATCAGGTGGCCTTGGCCCAGCCTGATATGCTGATCGCCAGCATCACCGATGCCGAGCAGCACGATATCCTCAAGCGCTTTCAGTGGGAAAAAGGAGCTGAAAACCTATGCTTTTTCTTGCTAGCTGATCAACCATCGGAGGGTGTATCCCATCCTTCATCCTAG